The region tgtgtttgtgtatctctatctacatctatctatatatatatatatatgaaagatgaACATatatgaacgaatgaatgaatgagttggtTGCGTCCCATTGAGAGGGCACTATAGAGCCCAGGTGATGGGGCATAGAGGTGAGATTCTAGACACCGTGCACATTTTGGAGGTAAAATTGCCAATCAGAGGCTTTCCTGCACCCCTCACAGAGGAGCTGTCTTCTGAAGCCAAACCCAATTCTAGAGACTTTGCATAACTCTTGAGAGACAAGCAGACTGATGAAAAATAGTGAGTCTTTGgagtaaaaaaaatacacaaggacCGTGTTTAACTCAGAGTCAGGTTCATGGGATTAAGCACCTTTCAAAGCCCACAGAAGGTTTCAGTGATGCCTGTGATCCAGGATCCTAGGACCTATTCCCCTTTCTGTGGCGTTTTCTCTCAACTCCCTGGTGAGAGAGGGTTGAGGAGACTAAGATTCTGGCAATAAAGAGGTGGGGGACTAAGATCACCCTAATATCAAAGGCAGAAGCTGGGAGGGGAccagtacatatatatatataaagaaccctcTATATAAAGAACCAGGGGGATCAGGAGGAACAGTTCTGACACAGAATGTCCCCGCCCACCTGTGCCACTTGAGCTTTTGGCTGGGGCTCCCAGAATACATATTTCTAATATCCTCCTCTCTCCagccttctttccctcttcctctctccttttcttcctccctccctccttccctcctctctctggccctcttgctctttcttttctcccttagaaagtatttatttagtCCCTACTCTGTGCTGGTAGTATGTTAGGCTTTGCCCCCTGGTACTTGTAGTTTAAGGGGGGAAATGAATGAGCAAATCAGGAATTACAGGATAGTGCAGGAAGTGCAACGCTGGAGGTAAGCGAGGGCACTGGGGGTGTGCAGAGGAGGAACCAAGAACTCAGATTGGAGAGGGAGGACTTGCTGAGAGAAGACAATGCAACTCGGTCCTGAAGGCTGTGGAGGGATCAGGCAGGTGAGGAGGTGCAGTGAAGGGTAGCCCAGGCAAAGGGTCAGCAGTCCCACTGTCCTGCTGTCCAGCAGTCCTCATCCTGATGAGAGAATGTGTCTCTGGTTGTCTGATAACGCAGGGAGAGTCTGTGTGCATGTGGTGTACATTGTgcaagtgtgtgtatatgtgtgtgcattcatgtgtatgcacgcatgtgtgtgtacgtgtgtgcgtgcatgtgtaatAAACCAAATGGTCTAACATGTGATCcaagagatggggagaggaagaaagagaatgagagagaggaggaataaacaaagaaatgagggagggaagtagagaagaaacaggaaggagccagagagagagagagaagttggtTAGAGTTGAAGGGGATGATGTGAGTCGTCATCCTTGGAAAACTCAAGGGAGAGATTCTTGACGGATGGACTCTCAGTATTTGGTCCAAGGAGCCTGGTCCTGTGCTCAGATATGAGGCAATTGGAAGAGTGTTGTCCTGCCCTCACCGAACTCACAATCTTTGAGGAAAGGAGATTACACACAAAGAATAATGCTAAGTATTGCAAATTTCAGGGCAGAAAGAGATCAAGGTGGGTGGAAATAGACAAGTCTTCTGGAAGAGGTGAGTGTCGAGAGAGCAGATCTTAGAAGGGGACGCTGCGGAGGTGGCCCAAGTCTTGCATAGGTCCAGAGGGAGCGTGTTGCGTGGTGTGTGCTTGCGTGGCTGACAATGTGGATCTGGGTTCCAGGGCTCAGGATGCTGTTGCTACGAGCTGTTCTACTGCTACTAGTCCTGCCCACTCACGGCCAGGACTCCGTGACAGAAGGGCCTGGAGTTCTGCTTCCTCTGGCCAAGCAGGCCTGCACAGTTTGCTTGGCAGGCATCCCAGGGCATCCTGGCCACAATGGGACCCCAGGCCGTGATGGCAGAGATGGCACCCCTGGCGAAAAGGGTGAGAAAGGAAATCCAGGTAAGAACAAGGTTTTTGGCTTCCTCCATCGTAGACTTCTCCTGGGTAGAGGAGAGCTTCTGAAACTATCCAAAGGCATTAGCTATTGACAAAGGCTGAGACAAAGGGaggaagcaattttttttttcctgtgacccATAAGCAACCTAAAGTGAATTTTGGGTTGGCCTTCTGGTCATGAGAATAGGTCGTACCTGTAAAACCAGTACCCTCGACTCTGCTCTATTGACATCACGGTCCCTGTACCCTTTCCCATCCCCTCCTCATCCATCACTCTTCCCAATCTCTTCACATTCTTGTTTCCCTTCATTTCCACTTAACTCCCATTCTGCCCAGTGGCGTTTACACTCAACGCACCCTCGTAGCTCACAGTCCTGCTCCTGGGGAACACTTGGTGTAGGTAAGAAGATAAGTCTAAAGCACAAGGCTGTTAAGGATTACTACAAAAAAGTCGATTCCAAATATGCTTAACTGAATGTGGACAAATGCCCAACGTATGGAACAGAGAGAAAATGCTCTCGTTGAAGATCTGGATTAGCAATGAAGGCTTTAAGGAGGAGGCAGGGCTTGAGTCAGACCTTGGAGTATAGGTAGACAGAATAAAGGAGGGAGGGCATTCTGGACAGAGGGGATAGAAGAGCAAAAGTTAGGTTGGTTGAGTCAGCATATAAAGGGTTGGCAGGGTGGAGGGTCTATGATGGAGACCTTTAGGAAATAAGGTTGGAGATGAATTTATGGAAGCCCGCTGGGAGATGGAGCAGGAGAAGGTATAACTCACCTTTTGGGGAGCTCCCTATGGTTCCTTGCTCCGTAAGTCAGGCAGGTTGTGGGTAAGGGCCATAGGGACAGTGTTTTAGGTTAGAACTAACCTAGGCAGTAGTTCTGTTCCTTATGGTCACTGAGGTCTTGTCATTCTCTAGGTCTTGTTGGTCCTAAGGGTGACACTGGTGAAACTGGAGTAACTGGGGTTGAAGGTCCCCGAGGCTTTCCAGGAATCCCTGGCAGGAAAGGAGAACCTGGAGAAAGTGCCTATGTACACCGGTCAGCATTCAGTGTGGGATTGGAAAGCCGGGTCACTGTCCCCAATGTTCCCATTCGCTTTACCAAAATCTTCTACAATCTGCAAAACCACTATGATGGCACCACTGGAAAATTCCACTGCAACATTCCTGGGCTGTACTACTTCTCCTACCACATTACAGTCTACTTGAAGGATGTCAAGGTCAGCCTCTACAAGAAGGACAAAGCTATGCTCTTCACCTATGACCAGTACCAGGAGAAGAATGTGGACCAggcctctggctctgtgctcctCCATCTGGAAGTGGGCGACCAAGTCTGGCTCCAGGTGTATGGGGATGGGAACTCTTATGGGCTCTATGCAGATAATGTCCATGACTCTACCTTTACAGGCTTCCTTCTCTACCATGATACCAACTGATCACAACTAACTTAGAGCCTCCTCCAGGCCAAACAACCCAAAAGCGAAAGAACAGTCCATGGGTTTTCAGTTAAGAGATTAGTTTTGTTATCCGGTTGGAGAGCTCTGaacattattcattcatttactcattcattcatcaagtaccttttcaaaaaaaatcatatactatATTCTCTGTCCTAAAGAAGACATGGTCCCTGGCCTCAAGAGTCTGTTATGTAGTAGCAATGAAAGGTTAATAATATTTCTGGGGGTGCTTCACATATATGGTGAGATATCAAACTACCAGAAAGTATTTGACAGTGCTATTCTGTGTCCACCTTTTTTTACTTATGTTCATGCCAATCCTGGGAGGTACACAGGAAAGatattattctcttcattttatgcTTGGGTCCTGAGCCTGAGAGAGTGAAATGAATGCCTAAGCTCACACAGGTATTAAGTGGCAGAGTTCGAAGGCAAACCCAGGTCTGTAGACCTTCTCCCCTAGGCCCTGCCCTTTTTTTAGGAGTACATGGCCTTTTGGAAGTGTTGGTAGGGGGTCTATCACCCAGCTCACCTGAGGGCCTCTGAGTGGTCTTCATGGTAAGTTAAGCCTTTCCCCCGTAGAGGTCCCTCAGAGGTGATTCTATGACTGGGTCCCATCCCCGCTGGACCACTCATTACTCTGTActtctgcttctctgtctttcttcATGCTCTTCTCTCCAGCTCAGAAAGCTACCTTCACCTCCACATGGTGAAATCCTCCCTGTTCCTCAAAACCACCTAGTCAGGAAGCTTCTCTGATGTGAGAGCTCTCTCCTGCAAACCTTCCTCACACACTCTGCCCCTGTGCCCCTCTATGTATTAGTCTGGATTAGAATCCTGGGTATGAAAGACATCCTTCTCCCAGGCCAGGGACAACTGCCTGGAAAGGACTGTGCTTCCTTCACCTCTGAGTCCCTTTGCAGGTCCTTGATAAATGCCTCATGAAGACCAATCTCTTGAACCTCATCTCTGGCCAGGATTAACTCCAGTTCAGTCTCTTCATGTAACTAATCCGTATCTacagaaacattttcattttaggaaCTTCCTGAATTTAAGTACCTAATCCTTGTTCCACTGGATAATTTGAATCTTTTCCACTGAGGTTTGGGATGACTGTTCTTTGCAGAATACTTAAAGAATTTTCCCTGAAGGAGGTAGCTTGAGCCTGCTATGCAAAATCcacaaaggaatttggaaacCATTCTTTCCTTGAATACCAACAGGGTCTGGAAAGCCCTGGGCCTTCTGAATCTATTCTTGTtctttaagaattaaaagaagaaggagaaggagaaggagaagaagagaaatactatCTGAGGTGATGGACATGTGAACTAGCTTGATTGCGGTGATTATTTCACCATGTTTATCTACAGCAAACCAGTACATTGTAcatctaaatatatacaatttttagtTGTCAAACATttctaacaaaaaataaagaagtatagGCGGTTGATGGTGGTAAATATCCTCCCAGGAGACAATAGCTTGAGTAATGCTTTTCAAAGTTTTTAGCAAAAGCAGAGTTAATAGCATTCTGTATAAACAGAAATgggaaacttttttcttttgctctcagTTTTAAGTTCCGAATTATTCCCTTTTGTGTATTGCTCATCATTAAGTGATTATTATTTCTACATACCAAACTTCATCTTTTACAGTGTTTGCACATCATCATTTTCTACAAGTAAAGATATTGTTCAGCATTAAAAGTAGAAGCACTTGAATCACATgcctcttgttttcattttttggagaAACACATGGGGTTTAGAGAGGGTTGAAGGGATAAACTGTGTGTTGGGACTCTATGTTATGAATGACAGAATACCCAACTCTCacttgagagggaaaaaaaaaaaaaaaaaaagaattcccttgCATGATGGAAACTACCAGAGCAGCTATTCTGCCATTAGGTAAGGCTTGAACCAGAGGCTCAAGGGATATCGAAGACCCTTTTTCTATCTGTCCTCCCAGCAGTGTAGGCTTAACACTCAGGCTCTATACAGTGAACTGCTAGGCTTTTCATCACAGTATCAAATAGACTGACTGGCAGCCTGCCAGCTCTCGTATCCTCCCACCACATCATCTGGCTAAAGGGACTTCCTCTTTTCTGGTGTTCCCCATGGAGGAGAGTGGACGTTCTCTTTCCCAGAAGCCCCATCAAGTATATCCTTGCATCTCATTGGCTCTCACTAGGTTGTATGCCCATCTTTGACCAATTACTTCAGTCAGGAGGATGGACTATACTTATTGACTAAAGTAGATTATTGCTCAAACTGGAGAAAGGGTATTTTCTCTAATGCAAAACACAGTTACGAGAAGTGGGAGAGTGGATGACGAATGTGAAAACACCTGTCCACCATGAACTCTTAGTGTTATGTTTGAGTTTTCTTAGGTTTCTCAGAAAGATATTGCTGAAGATTACTGTTGGTTTTCTCTAAAATTTCAACAAGTAGTGGACATCTGGCCGTGCTCGCAGCCCACATCTGGGTAGGGTGGGATCTTCACAGCACTGGACTAGACATGGGGTCACACTCACTTTAAGCTCTCTGGAGCAGGGCCAATTCTTTGTGGAAACAGAGAGAGCCAATCTGCACAGCCCCTTCTGAGGGGAACTGTGGCCAAGATTTTAGGATTAAGGGTCCTATGATATCTTCATGGTCCCATCATATCTTCAAATGTAATtatgcatttctttatttctctccagTTCTGCCAGCTTTTGCTTCCTGTATTCTGGAGTTCTCCTGTTAAGTGCATTCTCATTTAATATTATGTCTTCTCAGTGAGtttattcttttatcattatataatgtctttCTTTACCTCCAGTGATTTGCCCTattctgaagtctactttgtctgaaaGTAATATAggcactccagctttcttttgcttactgtttgcatggtatatcttttcccatcGTGTCGCTTTATCTCTAactatacagttgactcttgaacaatgcgGGGTTTCGGGGCACCAACCatccacacagtcaaaaatctgtgtataacttttgactctccaaaaacttgtCTACTGTAGACCAAACACCTTAATGACAACATAGTCAACTAACATGTACTTGTATATGTATCATATgctattttattctctttcctaACTTTTTTATTACCTGaatatttcatagtattttatcttaatttatttattgaatttttggCTATGTCTTGGTATTTTTTAGTAGTTGCTCTAGGAATTACAATGTGTGTACCTAACTTTTCACAGTATACTTAGAGTTAATATTTTACCACTTCAAATAAGATACACATGCCTTATAATCAAATAGGGTTCTGTGTCCCGGTCCCTTTATGTTGTGGTTGGTGTGTATATTACATCTATATCCATTGAAACATTACAgacaatgttataatttttgctttcaacaGTCCTCcatattttgaagaatttaaGAGGCCCCAAATACCCTATTTATCTAGATATTCATcattccttttgttctttcttcattcctAAAGTTCTTTTTCCATCTGGTATAATTACCCCTCAACCCAAAAAACTTCCTTTGTCATTTCTCTTAGAACTATTTCTTTTCTGCAAGTGAcgaattctcttagttttccctTATCTGAGAATACCTTTATTCTGCCTAtattcttgaaggatatttttgctggctATAGAATTCTGAGTTGATAGTTCTTTCCTTccagcactttttatttttaagtaatctccacacccaacgtggagcttgaacctcaagattaagagttgcatgttctaccaactgagccagccatgcaccCTTCCAGCactttttatgattatttattaatttttcttctagcACTTTAAAGATATTCTCTCATAGTCTTCAAGACACTGAGGTTTCTGATAAGAAGTAGTAATAGCTTCCCTTATGTGTAATTTATCATCTTTTGCTTCCAGGTGcttttaatatgttttctttacctttggttttcaacagtttgattatgatataCCTgggtatggttttttttttaccttaaccTGATGGGattcattgagcttcttgaaACTGTAAATAGATACCTTTCACCAAATATGGAatgttttctgccattatttcttcaaatacatattCTGActcaatctttctctttttctgagattCCAATGACATGAATGTTAGATTGACAAGCATCTAAggatacattaatttttttcaatctttttctctctgttcttcttaTTGtataatttctctccctctctctttcttttttaaagattttatttatttgacagagaaagagaaagagaagaagcagggagagtggcagagggagagagggagaagcaggctccccaccaaacagggagcctgatgtggggctcgaccccaggaccctggggtcacgacctgagccaaaggcagaggcttaaccaactgagccaccaaggtgcccctgtaTAATTTCTCTTGACCTATCTTcaggttttctttcctctgtcatctccattctgCTATTGAGCACATCTGGTAGAACTGTGAATTTCAGATATTGTAACTtctagtttaaaattttccatttagcttaaaaaattgtttttctttctctgctaagAACTTTATCCTCtcatttatttcaagaatgttcatCTTTGCCTCCTGGTTACAATGCGTGTTATAAAGTCTGTGTCTGGTAATTCCAATTGGGGTCATCTGTTGATTACCTTTTCTCCTGAGTACTGGTcagatttttctggttctttatgCATTCAGTAATTCTGAATTGTACCcagaacattttgaatattatgttaGGAGATTCTGGGTTCTGTTAAAATCTCTAGagaatgttgatttttttgtttgcttgtgttaGCAAATAATCAGTTGGCTTAGGTCCAAACTACAAGTTGTATCTCACCTTTTGTGGGTGGTGATTCCAATGTCAGTTCAGTTTTCAAATCTTTGCTATGGTATTTGTGTCGATCTGTCACATGCACAGCTCTGCATTTAGTTTGGGTCTTTGGTAGTTTAGTTCTTGAAGCCTTTGCTACACTTCTTTGGGTCTGCCATGCACATGTACAATTGagatattttagatatttgttttttgtattttgtccagAAGTTTTGGTTGTAATCAGTGGGAAGGAGACTGTTGCTGGCTCATTGCATCTTGGCTGGCACTGAACGTCTTATGTACTGTGCTACtcctgaagaaggaaaaggagaagggatTGAGAGGTAGCAGGGACCCCAAGAAGGTACGTAATCTACCCGGAAGTTGATAGAGGTCAAAGAAAATAAGTCCAATCTTGAGATAGATCCTTGTTAAAGAGAGAACATGGAAGGTACCAAAAACTCCATGACCAAGGGAGGCTGGGGCCAAGTAAGGTCTTGATTGTAACCCCAACCTCTGAATTTTACTGTGTGTGAGTGGTTGATGAGAATACATTACATGCTGTGCAGAGACTAAAGAATCAGCATGACCCCACCAACGGGGACCAAAGCAGAAATATTTACCTCcaaattcagaaattttattcTATATACAGCATTTTACTTAGGAATGTTTGGAAATATCCAGGTTTTTAAGAATGTTTAGAAAGAActagattttttcctttaatcttttagTTTTTACCCAAGTATTTTACAGTAAATAAACATGATTTTGAATAAAATTCACTATGTACAAACCACATTTTCCCAAAAGTAAGTGAAGCAAGACCTCTTCACTTTCTCATCTATGTGTGTTTCACAATATCAGTGTAAGTGGAATTCCTGGGCCAAGATTAAGGTTAATGTGCTGCTCAGTTTGTGGTTAGGGTTAGGGCTGTGACAGGTTAAGGGTCAGTGTGTGGTAGGGGCTAGGTGTTGTGGACACCTGCTGGATGTTCTGCCATTTCTCCACTCAAGGTGGGCCACCCCCTGGCCCTTCACTTCAAGCAGTGAAGGTGGTCCCTTCTGTGGTCCATTCTGATCCCTTTCTCTTAGAGGCCATTGAATGGATAAGGGCAGGTGCTTAATCTAAGTCAGGCCAACCAGAGTGCCTCCAGGAATATAAATTAGGATGGATGCAAAACATGCAGATTCAAGACTCATAGGTGACCATCTTCTGCCATGCCGtctagagagagaaaaggctcaccttggagaaagaaacagtcagagagaaacagaactgaaagtcagaaggagggagggagggagagagagagagagagagagagagagaattctagtTCCCAGAAGCTTTTTTGGTTCCATTCCTTCTTGACACTCAGCTATATCCCTGCCCATGAGACACCAGTTCCTAGATTTTTGTACAATTTCCTCTTTTAAGCTAGCTTGAGTTGATTTCTGTTATTTGCACCCAAAGAGTACAAGGGGTCAGGAATTAGTCTGTGAATGTGCTCAGGAACCAGGCTGAGATCTAGTTAGGAAGAATACTTAGTAACAGGGTAACAGAATTAAGTCACTagactggaatttaaaataaaactttttttcagaaaaaaaaagaagtcgtTAGGCCCCATGAACTCAAACCTAGAACTCCAGTTTTatctagatttattttatttgcaattaaTTTCATCACTGGCAAATCTCTTGTGGGCATAGACTTTCTATTTAATCTCTGAATTTTTATAgagatcatttattcattcaatacatatttattatctattacGTGCCAGacacataataatttaaaaaaaaagagcaatgacAATAGTATAAATAATCATTTTGAGGTACCTgcttgaaatgcatttttttatttaattcttgcaGCACCCTGTAAATTAAATATCATTGACCCAACTGTCACATGAGAAAATTGGTGCTTAGAGGAGCTAAGTTGTGGTTCAAAGCCACAACTAGTAAATTGCATAGCCAGGATTTGTACTCAGAGCTGCCTAACTCCAAAGCTCACATTTGTAGAAAGGATGAACCCCAATCCCACCagcctttccttctttctagttTCAAGACATTTGGAAGACAGGGCATTTATACAACCTGTAGCTCTAACATCAGCAATCCTGTAAATACTAATAGTGGAAAAACTTGCCTTTGTAAAATGAGTCATTAAATTTGCTGCATGACAGAAAGTCTGGTTGTTAAAAGGAAATATGATGAAATGTCTCACTCATCATTCGTGTGGACAAGTTCTGAGGACTGCACTGAGGTTCTTTGTAAGTGtggtacaagaaaaaaaagaccttgcAAAATAGCTTGTTTATGCCAGCTGAAATAGGTTGAGTCAGTGTTCAACTATTTGTTACTGAAACATTTTATGAATTAGAAATAGAATGCTATGTccttaacatgataaaaaataacaaattctaAATAGTGTCTAGCATTATAATAAATATGCACACCAAATATGTCCTTATGAAAACTGGGTACAAAACAAAGACAACTACTTTTTCTGTTCTTACTTATCATGATCTGGAAGTTTTGTTGCTTTATTCTCCTCTTGTTGAGCTCCctcttattttattcatgttttcatcACAGTCTTCCATAGAACACACACTCTTgggaagcatttattttttaagattttatttatttatttgagagagagagggagagagcacgagttggggggcagagggagaagtaggctccccgctgagcagagagcccaatgtgggcctccatcccagtaccccgagatcacgacctgagccaaaggcagatgcttaactgactgagccacccaggtgccccaggatgtttttttttaattattatttttttatttttcttggcttatatttttttctccctgcctgGGTTCTTGGCTCTTCTTTGGCACATTGTGCTTGATTACTATCTGATTAATCCTAACTTGTTTGTGTTGAATGTGGGCAGCAATTTCCAGAACTTCAGCTCTCCCTGAGACAGTGAGGATGAGTTCTCCATGACTTCCATCCCTGACATGCACGTCTCCCTTTCAGGCGACAGGGTGGGGCTAGAGTCTTGCATTCTATCTGCTCTTCTGAGACTGAGGACAGAAAGGGTAGGAACAACGTTCTGCTGGGGCTCTGTGCAGCCTTTGTTGAGTAACCTGGGTTTTAGTCTCTCTTCTGAAATGATGTTAAATATCTGGTACCAGGAATTAATCTATCGTGTTGGCCATGCATCCTGTCCTCATGGTAGAATACCTCTGGGTTCCTGACATTTTCCTGGGGCTCTTCCTGTGTCCACCGAGAGCTGAAGTTGGGGGACTTTACTCTGATGAGTGTTTTCTTGGGCTGCTAGCTTACCTCTGAGTGTTTTCCTCTGGGTTGGGCAGTATTCGTGAGAACTCTCAGGAATTTGTCCAATACCTGTCTCTCATTGGGGCCGTCATGGTGGGTAGGAGGCTGCAGTGGGATTAGAAGCCAGGCCTTGCTCTGACAGAATCTTTCGTTTCTTTCTTCAGTAGCCACATTTTGAAGTTTTTGACTTGTAGTTTTAccccttttcttattttgttgctGCTGGTGAATTTTCAGAGGTgttagttttttccttttgtggtgaTCATTTGAAAGAGCAAACAGATGAGACgatataagaataaaattttaaaaataaaaacttacaagtGGGAATGGCAGCTAGCCTTACTAGTTGTTGAAGCACATTACAAAACATAGCAATTAAAGCAGGGTATTCCTGGCATAAGAAGAGACAGATTAATGGAAGATAAGATCGACCAGAATTAGACCTTAAGATATGTGAAAGTTTAATATGCAATCAAAGAAGCTTTACGCATTTCAGTTgtttagaacaaaagaaaaatcatggcCTTTTCCTCACACATGCTTGAAAAAGATTGCACATAGATTGGACAGTTAAATGAACTTAAAGTAGAaagtaaaactattaaaaatactctaaaagtatataaaagtgACTACTAAGACTC is a window of Zalophus californianus isolate mZalCal1 chromosome 1, mZalCal1.pri.v2, whole genome shotgun sequence DNA encoding:
- the ADIPOQ gene encoding adiponectin — translated: MLLLRAVLLLLVLPTHGQDSVTEGPGVLLPLAKQACTVCLAGIPGHPGHNGTPGRDGRDGTPGEKGEKGNPGLVGPKGDTGETGVTGVEGPRGFPGIPGRKGEPGESAYVHRSAFSVGLESRVTVPNVPIRFTKIFYNLQNHYDGTTGKFHCNIPGLYYFSYHITVYLKDVKVSLYKKDKAMLFTYDQYQEKNVDQASGSVLLHLEVGDQVWLQVYGDGNSYGLYADNVHDSTFTGFLLYHDTN